CGAGATGACCATGACGATTCCGGAGGCGAGGACGCCGCACGCGGCCAGCACCAGCCAGAGGGAGTCCGTGCCGGCCAGGGCCAGCATTCCGTATCCGGCCGCGGCGATCACGAAGCCCGCGGTGACGACGTAGGCGCGGTTGACGCCCTTCTGGACCAGCTGCGTGGCGATCGGGGCAGCCGCGCCGATCGGCACCGAAGGGAGCAGCGCCCACAGAGCCGCCTCCAGCGCGCTCTTGTCGAGCACCGACTGAAGGTACTGCGTGGTGAAGAAGGCCGACCCCAGCATGGCGAACGAGGAGACGAGGTTCAGGACGACGGCGGGGGCGAAGCCACGGCCGCGGAACAGGGCCGGAGAGATCATCGGGGAGGTCGCAGTGCGCTGGCGGTGGACGAAGAGGGCGGCGAAGAGCAGGCCGACGGTGATCGAGACGACGTACTGGACGTTCCAGCCCTCCGACGGGATCTCCTTCAGGCCGTAGATCACGGGGAGCACCGCCGCCATCGACAGCGGCACGCTCAGCCAGTCGAAGCGGCCGGGCTCGGGGTCCTTGGACTCGGGGAGCAGGATCGGGCCGAGGACCAGCAGCAGCGCCATCGCGGGCAGGTTGACCAGGAAGACCGAGCCCCACCAGAAGTACTGGACCAGCACGCCGCTCATCACCGAGCCGAGCGCGATGCCGCCCGTCATCACGCCGGACCACATGCCGATGGCCTTCGCGCGCTGGGCGGGGTCGGTGAACATGGTGCGGATCAGCGCCATCGTCGAGGGCATCAGGGTCGCGCCGCCGATGCCGAGGACCGCGCGGGCCGCGATCAGGGTCTCGGCGCTGTTGGCGTAGGCCGCGACCAGCGAGGCGGCGCCGAAGGCGGCCGCGCCGACCAGCAGCAGCTTCCGGCGGCCTATGCGGTCGCCGAGCGAGCCCATCGTCATCAGCAGGCCGGCCAGTACGAACGCGTAGATGTCGAAGATCCACAGCTGCTGGGTGCCGCTCGGCCTCAGGTCCGCGCTGATCGCCGGGATCGCGAAGTACAGGACCGAGACGTCCATGGAGACCAGCAGCAGCGGAAGCATCAGCACGCCGAGCGCGGTCCATTCACGTCGGCCGGCGCGGGCGCCGTCGGCGCCCGGGGTGGTGGTCGTGCTCGTCGGGTTCGTCATGACAGCGACTGTACGAGCGTCTTAAACGTTTGTCTAGAACGCTTGTATAAGTCATCTGTATAGGACGGTTGTATGGATGCGGAGTAGGGTGGTCGGCATGGGACACCGTGAGGATCTGCTCGAAGGCGCCAAGCGCTGCCTGCTGGAGAAGGGGTTCGTGCGCACCACGGCCCGCGACATCGTCAAGGAGTCGGGGACCAACCTGGCGTCGATCGGCTACCACTACGGGTCGAAGGACGCGTTGCTGGTGCAGGCGTACGTCTCGCTGGTCGAATCGACGGGGCACCGTTTCGAGGCCGGCGGAGAAGGTCTCAAGGCGTTGTCGGCGCCGGCCGGGTCGCTGGAGCGCTTCCAGGAGGTGTGGACCTACGTCATCCGTGCCCTGCCCGAGTCACGGGCCATCTTTCTGCTGAGCTTCGAGCTGATCCTCCAGGGCGACCGGCTGCCGGAGGTGCACCGGATGCTCGTCGAGGCGCAGAAACAGTCGTTCTCGGGACTCGTGCCCCTGTTCAGCGGCATCCCGGAGGAGGAGCTCGACAAGGAGACCATCGACAGCGAGGGACGCTTCTACAACACCCTGCTGCAAGGGCTCATGGTCCAGTGGCTCTTCGACCCCGACTCGGCGACCGACGCGGACCAGCTGACCGAGGGCCTGCGCCGGGTGATCGCGGCCGCCGCGAAAGGCTGAGGCGCCGAGACCCTACTGGTCTGTGCTCGCCCGCCGGTCCCGCAGCGCCGGTGCGGCCGACTCCCTCGCCCCGCCCGGCAACGGTGTCAGCCCTCGCACCCCGATGCCGTGCTCGCATGGGGCGCGTTCGGCGCGCATGGGGCTCCAGTCGATGTGCGGGCGTGGCGCCGCATTCCAGGGATATGGCGCCACGCACAAGGGGGTTGGCAAGGGGATCACTCGGGCAGGGGTGGCGGGCCCGCGTTCCGTCAGAGCCGCGCGCCCTTCAGCGCCATGTGCAGCAGCAGCCGGTCCTCGCCGTCGTCGAGGTCCAGGCCCGTGAGCTGTTCCACCCGGGACAGGCGGTAGTACAGGGTCTGGCGGTGGATGCCCAGTTCCGCCGCTGTGCGGCCCGCCTGGCCCGCGCAGTCCAGGAACACCTCGGCCGTGCGGGCGAGTTCACGGTGGGCGGGGGACAACAGGGCGCGTACGGCCGGGTCGTGGGCCGCCTGCGGGGGAAGCGACGTCAACATGCGGTACGGGCCGATGGACGACCACTGCGCGACCGGGCCGAGCCGGGACTCCGCCAGGACCGCGCGGGCCGCGGCCGACGCCTCCTGCCAGGCGGTGCCCAGCTCAGCGAGACCCTGGCGCGCCCCGGCCACCCCGGCCGCGGCCCGCCCGCCGCCGCGTGTCCCCTCCGCCTCCCGCAGCAGCCGTGCGGCCGCCGTCAGCGCCGGGCTCAGCACGTCCGCCGAGCGCAGCCGCACCAGCAGGGCCACGCTCTGGCCTTCCC
The Streptomyces sp. CGMCC 4.7035 DNA segment above includes these coding regions:
- a CDS encoding MFS transporter codes for the protein MTNPTSTTTTPGADGARAGRREWTALGVLMLPLLLVSMDVSVLYFAIPAISADLRPSGTQQLWIFDIYAFVLAGLLMTMGSLGDRIGRRKLLLVGAAAFGAASLVAAYANSAETLIAARAVLGIGGATLMPSTMALIRTMFTDPAQRAKAIGMWSGVMTGGIALGSVMSGVLVQYFWWGSVFLVNLPAMALLLVLGPILLPESKDPEPGRFDWLSVPLSMAAVLPVIYGLKEIPSEGWNVQYVVSITVGLLFAALFVHRQRTATSPMISPALFRGRGFAPAVVLNLVSSFAMLGSAFFTTQYLQSVLDKSALEAALWALLPSVPIGAAAPIATQLVQKGVNRAYVVTAGFVIAAAGYGMLALAGTDSLWLVLAACGVLASGIVMVISQMTDLAMGAAPAERAGAASSLLETGAEFGGALGMAVLGSIGTAIYRHEIPSSAPAVAHETLGGALAVAGQLPGRAGDALATAAREAFTSGMRGAAIAGAVLLAGAAIAAAATLRRIHVREQEAEEVAA
- a CDS encoding TetR/AcrR family transcriptional regulator, which codes for MGHREDLLEGAKRCLLEKGFVRTTARDIVKESGTNLASIGYHYGSKDALLVQAYVSLVESTGHRFEAGGEGLKALSAPAGSLERFQEVWTYVIRALPESRAIFLLSFELILQGDRLPEVHRMLVEAQKQSFSGLVPLFSGIPEEELDKETIDSEGRFYNTLLQGLMVQWLFDPDSATDADQLTEGLRRVIAAAAKG